A window from Aerococcus sp. Group 1 encodes these proteins:
- a CDS encoding helix-hairpin-helix domain-containing protein, translating into MQAWWEELKSLSFAEIIENYGKLLVGALVAGLLLVAALFYFVFDRVLSPAGQAPVSATALVESVDLEDNSQSETLELGQENSGEVENVEDQGDDLIYVDVKGAVKSPGLYQVQAGDRVLDAIDLAGGLNDQADSKRINLSQRLQDQMVVYVPTLDEEVGSEDLMVITPALSGDGPTAGSSQGDSQKININTADASQLQEISGIGEKKAADIIQYRESEGSFQTIEEITEVSGIGDKTFEKIKEQITVN; encoded by the coding sequence ATGCAAGCATGGTGGGAAGAATTAAAGAGCTTATCTTTTGCAGAAATCATTGAAAACTATGGCAAATTACTGGTTGGAGCCTTGGTCGCTGGGCTTTTATTGGTGGCTGCTTTGTTTTATTTTGTTTTTGATCGGGTGCTTAGTCCAGCGGGTCAAGCTCCAGTAAGTGCAACAGCCCTGGTGGAATCAGTTGATCTAGAGGACAATAGCCAGTCGGAGACATTAGAGCTAGGGCAAGAAAATTCAGGTGAAGTGGAAAATGTAGAGGACCAGGGAGACGATCTAATCTATGTGGATGTCAAAGGGGCGGTCAAGTCGCCCGGCCTCTATCAAGTTCAGGCTGGGGACCGCGTCCTTGATGCTATTGATTTGGCGGGTGGGCTCAATGATCAAGCCGATTCTAAACGGATTAATCTCTCCCAGCGCCTCCAGGACCAGATGGTGGTCTATGTGCCGACCTTGGATGAAGAAGTGGGATCGGAAGACTTGATGGTTATAACTCCTGCTTTGTCTGGGGATGGCCCAACTGCAGGAAGTAGCCAGGGAGATAGTCAGAAGATCAATATCAATACTGCTGATGCCAGCCAACTCCAAGAAATATCGGGCATTGGGGAGAAGAAGGCGGCTGATATTATTCAATATCGGGAAAGTGAGGGGTCTTTTCAAACGATTGAGGAGATTACCGAAGTCTCTGGCATTGGTGACAAGACCTTTGAGAAGATCAAAGAACAAATTACTGTGAATTAA
- the rsmD gene encoding 16S rRNA (guanine(966)-N(2))-methyltransferase RsmD, which translates to MEKGSGKMRIIAGEFGGIPLQAVPGSNTRPTTDKIKESMFNIIGQYLDGGIVLDFYAGSGALGLEALSRGADEVYAFERFRKAQETIVKNVAKAHLEERYHLLKGDNQKQLKSLRKKVPDLQFDWVFLDPPYKGQHLEDLLLQFQEEGWLSDQVTVVCELDSQDNLPDTVGNLHAFKNATYGHTRVVCYRFEA; encoded by the coding sequence ATTGAGAAGGGAAGTGGCAAGATGCGGATTATTGCCGGTGAATTTGGGGGAATCCCCCTACAAGCGGTGCCAGGATCGAATACCCGGCCCACGACAGATAAGATTAAGGAATCCATGTTTAATATTATTGGTCAATACCTAGATGGCGGGATTGTCCTTGACTTTTATGCGGGATCCGGAGCTCTGGGACTAGAAGCCCTATCGCGGGGAGCTGATGAGGTTTATGCTTTTGAACGTTTCCGTAAGGCACAAGAAACAATCGTTAAGAATGTGGCTAAGGCCCATCTTGAGGAGCGTTACCACTTATTGAAGGGGGACAACCAAAAGCAGTTGAAGTCTTTACGGAAGAAGGTTCCTGACTTACAATTTGACTGGGTTTTCTTAGATCCACCCTATAAGGGCCAACATTTAGAAGACTTGCTCCTTCAGTTCCAGGAAGAGGGCTGGCTCAGTGACCAAGTCACGGTGGTTTGTGAGTTGGATAGTCAAGATAACCTGCCTGACACCGTGGGAAATTTACACGCCTTTAAAAACGCAACCTATGGCCATACCCGGGTGGTTTGCTATCGTTTTGAAGCATAG
- a CDS encoding LPXTG cell wall anchor domain-containing protein, with amino-acid sequence MKDLKKLLLGAAATTAAAGVLFAADASVAHAADPFVTPVDADGVPTNISGKPAVNVKPEATPAKPEVKPVEENNSSNLFKPGLDKDGVPSNVSGNPAVAQPEEKSVEDPNHSPYEYEAETKKAAIEIGEAMLNRSKLEGTALAQVNNHVDAVQTASGKWTPTFSYVEKEEKPAKEDKKDEVKKDDTKKDDKNKDSKDKKDSEVNKDSKAKKNDSKKDDKKKSDKDSKVVVANEKAKKDNKAKKEAKAQKANAKLPATGVVAGSVAGLGVALVAAGSALSFRRRK; translated from the coding sequence ATGAAAGACTTGAAAAAATTATTATTAGGCGCAGCTGCTACCACTGCAGCAGCTGGTGTTTTATTCGCAGCTGACGCTTCTGTAGCTCACGCAGCAGACCCATTTGTAACACCAGTAGACGCAGATGGCGTACCTACAAACATTTCTGGTAAACCAGCTGTAAACGTAAAACCAGAAGCTACACCTGCAAAACCAGAAGTAAAACCTGTTGAAGAAAATAACTCATCAAACTTATTTAAACCAGGTTTAGACAAAGATGGTGTACCTTCAAACGTTTCTGGTAACCCTGCTGTAGCACAACCAGAAGAAAAATCTGTTGAAGATCCAAACCACTCACCATACGAATACGAAGCAGAAACCAAAAAAGCTGCTATCGAAATTGGTGAAGCAATGCTTAACCGTTCTAAATTAGAAGGTACCGCATTAGCACAAGTGAATAACCATGTAGATGCTGTCCAAACTGCTTCAGGTAAATGGACCCCAACTTTCAGCTACGTTGAAAAAGAAGAAAAACCTGCTAAAGAAGATAAAAAAGACGAAGTTAAGAAAGACGACACCAAGAAAGACGACAAGAACAAAGACAGCAAAGACAAGAAAGATAGCGAAGTTAACAAAGACAGCAAAGCTAAGAAAAACGATTCTAAGAAAGATGACAAGAAGAAATCTGACAAAGATTCTAAAGTTGTCGTAGCTAACGAAAAAGCTAAAAAAGACAACAAAGCTAAGAAAGAAGCTAAAGCTCAAAAAGCTAACGCTAAATTACCAGCTACTGGTGTAGTTGCTGGTTCTGTTGCTGGCTTAGGTGTTGCCTTAGTTGCTGCTGGTTCAGCACTTTCATTCCGTCGTCGTAAATAA
- a CDS encoding DUF5633 domain-containing protein, whose product MKDLKKLLLGAAATTAAAGVFFASDAAVAKADAYVTPVDADGVPTSISGKPAVNVDQPTQPATEAPDVQPVEEDNSSNLFKPGVDKDGVPTSVSGNEAVEQPEEVVEEDPYASPYEYEAETKEAAIEIGEAMLKRSELEGTALAEVNNHVDAVQTASGKWTPQFSYVEKEETPAEENEKPAEDTEKTLEDLFDFSGLAEEETPAEGTEKPAEETEKTLEDLFDFSGLVEEDPEFEFDPDQAYDNLADAFVAAETAIKNDPVNKGYDIQVGADGKYYVQLQVEANTELEDLFDFSKLEKEDKDEKAEATEKDGKKEDTKVVVANEKDQKADKEAKAEKANAQLPATGVVAGSVAGLGAALVAAGSAFAFRRRK is encoded by the coding sequence ATGAAAGACTTGAAAAAATTATTATTAGGCGCAGCGGCTACAACCGCAGCAGCTGGTGTGTTCTTTGCATCTGACGCTGCAGTTGCTAAAGCAGATGCATATGTAACTCCAGTTGATGCAGATGGAGTACCTACAAGCATTTCAGGAAAACCCGCAGTGAACGTAGATCAACCAACACAACCTGCAACTGAAGCTCCAGATGTACAACCTGTTGAAGAAGATAATTCTTCAAACTTATTTAAGCCAGGTGTAGATAAAGATGGGGTACCTACGAGCGTTTCAGGTAATGAAGCTGTTGAACAACCAGAAGAAGTAGTAGAAGAAGATCCATACGCATCACCATATGAATATGAAGCAGAAACCAAAGAAGCTGCTATCGAAATTGGTGAAGCTATGCTTAAACGTTCTGAATTAGAAGGAACTGCTTTAGCAGAAGTTAATAACCATGTTGATGCTGTTCAAACTGCTTCAGGTAAATGGACTCCACAATTCAGCTATGTAGAAAAAGAAGAAACTCCTGCTGAAGAAAATGAAAAACCAGCAGAAGACACCGAAAAAACCTTAGAAGATCTCTTTGATTTTAGCGGTTTAGCAGAAGAAGAAACTCCAGCAGAAGGCACTGAAAAGCCTGCTGAAGAAACTGAAAAAACCTTAGAAGATCTCTTTGACTTCAGTGGTTTAGTAGAAGAAGACCCAGAATTTGAATTTGATCCAGATCAAGCTTATGACAACTTAGCAGACGCTTTCGTAGCTGCAGAAACTGCAATCAAGAATGATCCAGTAAACAAAGGCTATGACATTCAAGTAGGTGCGGATGGTAAATATTACGTTCAACTACAAGTAGAAGCTAATACTGAATTAGAAGATCTATTCGACTTTAGCAAACTTGAAAAAGAAGATAAAGACGAAAAAGCTGAAGCAACTGAAAAAGATGGTAAGAAAGAAGATACCAAGGTTGTAGTAGCTAACGAAAAAGATCAAAAAGCTGATAAAGAAGCTAAAGCTGAAAAAGCTAACGCTCAATTACCAGCTACCGGTGTAGTTGCTGGTTCTGTTGCTGGCTTAGGTGCTGCTTTAGTAGCTGCTGGTTCAGCATTCGCTTTCCGTCGTCGTAAATAA
- a CDS encoding YlbG family protein — protein MTNSYTQRQELVVWLNSTQKTRQLKRYGYLHYLNKERKYAILYVDKDQVEEAVEGLRKVRQVIKVTVSPKATINMDFTVALDGEEDRAKVIKEFEDFNYPPK, from the coding sequence ATGACCAATTCATATACACAACGGCAAGAACTCGTCGTCTGGTTGAATTCCACTCAAAAAACCCGGCAATTGAAACGCTATGGTTATCTTCACTACCTGAATAAGGAACGTAAATACGCCATCCTTTATGTCGATAAGGACCAGGTAGAAGAAGCTGTCGAGGGACTTAGGAAAGTCCGCCAAGTCATCAAAGTCACTGTCTCTCCCAAAGCGACCATTAACATGGATTTTACAGTGGCTTTAGACGGCGAAGAAGATCGCGCCAAAGTCATCAAGGAGTTTGAAGACTTTAACTATCCACCCAAATAA
- a CDS encoding pyruvate carboxylase: MKKVLVANRGEIAIRVFRACYELGIETVAIFAREDETSVHRFKADESYLVGAGKKPVDAYLDIEDIIRIAKETQADAIHPGYGFLSENQEFASRCREEGIIFIGPNTDTLDMFGDKIKAKAAAHQAGIQEVPGTEGDVESVEEVKAFAKEVGYPIMVKAALGGGGRGMRVVRSDDEVEEAYKTAKSEAKTAFGSDEIYAEKYIENPKHIEVQILGDQAGNVVHLWERDCSIQRRHQKVVEMAPSVSLDHDLRLRICEAARQLMENVGYVNAGTVEFLVSGDDFYFIEVNPRVQVEHTVSEEITGIDIVQAQIQIAAGKTLAEIGIPKQEEMPLIGYSIQCRITTEDPANHFFPDTGKINTYRSPGGFGLRLDAGNGYTNTEVSPYYDSLLTKLVSHSMTFEDAVRKMARGLREYRIRGVHNNIPFLMNVLTHPTFTSGQATTTFIDNTPELFDFPKERNRDRGNKILQYIGDTTVNGFPGLQQKDKPHYRPAHIPDLEAVSLDRPTAKQVLDQEGASGVQRYIHDSKEVLLTETTMRDAHQSLIATRMRTRDMLKAAKQMEAANPAIFSQEVWGGATFDTAYRFLTEDPWVRLEKLRQVMPNTLLQMLFRGSNAVGYTAYPDNVLRAFIKQAADTGIDVFRIFDSLNWSKQIERPLEFVKETGKIAEAAMCYTGDILDPHRSKYDLNYYVNLAKDLQTMGADIIAIKDMAGLLKPQAAYILISELKDKIDVPIHLHTHDTSGNGIMMYSEAVRAGIDIVDVATSAFSSTTSQPSMTSFYYALEHNDRKPTINVKNAQAMNQYWSSVRTYYEDFASGLKTPETEIYRTEMPGGQYTNLQQQAASVGLGDRWEEVKVMYHDVNLLFGDIVKVTPSSKVVGDMALFMVQNDLSIEDFYEKGKTIDFPDSVIEFFQGKLGQPAGGFPEDVRDIILKGADYTEERPGALLEPVDFDQVKAELTEKIGDDVDNKDLLGYLMYPKVFTDYREKIARYSDISNVDTPTFFNGMRQGETITVEIEKGKVLLIRLIEIGEADHSGQRIIYFDLNGQRREIAVQDAHYTNVVASRPKADTNNPNHIAATMPGSILKVEISEGDHVSAGQVVLVTEAMKMETTIKAPKAGRVRQVTVQAGEQVEIGDLLIELETE, from the coding sequence ATTAAAAAAGTCTTAGTCGCCAACCGTGGCGAGATTGCTATTCGGGTCTTTCGGGCCTGCTATGAATTAGGCATTGAAACTGTGGCTATCTTCGCCCGTGAAGATGAAACCAGTGTCCACCGTTTTAAGGCTGATGAATCCTACCTGGTTGGCGCCGGCAAGAAACCTGTTGATGCCTATTTAGACATTGAAGATATTATCCGTATCGCTAAGGAAACCCAGGCTGATGCCATCCATCCCGGCTATGGCTTTCTCTCTGAAAATCAAGAATTTGCTAGTCGCTGCCGGGAAGAGGGGATTATCTTCATCGGACCAAATACCGATACCCTAGACATGTTTGGGGACAAGATTAAAGCCAAGGCTGCTGCCCATCAGGCAGGCATCCAAGAAGTTCCCGGGACTGAAGGGGATGTGGAATCGGTTGAAGAGGTCAAGGCCTTTGCCAAGGAGGTGGGTTATCCGATTATGGTCAAAGCTGCCCTAGGTGGCGGTGGCCGGGGGATGCGGGTAGTCCGCTCTGACGATGAAGTGGAAGAAGCCTATAAGACCGCTAAAAGTGAAGCCAAGACTGCCTTTGGTTCTGATGAAATTTATGCGGAAAAATACATTGAAAACCCTAAGCACATTGAAGTCCAAATCTTAGGCGACCAAGCCGGCAATGTGGTCCACCTATGGGAACGAGACTGTTCGATCCAGCGTCGCCACCAAAAAGTAGTGGAAATGGCGCCTTCCGTTTCCTTAGACCATGACTTAAGACTACGGATCTGTGAAGCCGCTCGGCAATTGATGGAAAATGTGGGCTATGTCAATGCGGGAACTGTCGAATTCCTGGTTTCTGGTGATGATTTCTACTTTATTGAGGTCAATCCCCGGGTCCAAGTGGAACACACGGTCAGTGAAGAAATTACCGGTATCGACATTGTCCAAGCTCAGATCCAAATCGCAGCAGGGAAGACTTTAGCAGAGATAGGAATTCCTAAGCAGGAAGAAATGCCCTTAATTGGCTATTCCATCCAATGTCGGATCACGACGGAAGACCCTGCCAACCATTTCTTCCCTGATACCGGGAAAATTAATACTTATCGGTCACCGGGGGGATTTGGTCTACGGTTAGACGCTGGAAATGGTTATACCAATACCGAGGTATCGCCTTATTATGATTCTCTCTTAACCAAGCTGGTTTCCCATTCCATGACCTTTGAAGATGCGGTGCGGAAGATGGCCCGGGGGCTACGGGAATACCGGATCCGGGGTGTCCACAATAATATTCCATTCCTAATGAATGTGCTCACCCATCCGACCTTTACCAGTGGCCAAGCCACCACCACCTTTATCGACAATACCCCCGAACTTTTCGACTTCCCTAAGGAGCGTAACCGCGACCGGGGTAATAAGATCCTCCAATATATTGGGGACACGACCGTCAATGGTTTCCCAGGCTTACAACAAAAAGATAAGCCCCACTACCGTCCGGCTCACATTCCTGACTTAGAAGCCGTTTCTTTAGACCGTCCGACCGCCAAACAGGTTCTCGACCAAGAAGGGGCCTCTGGCGTCCAGCGCTATATCCATGACAGCAAGGAAGTTCTCTTAACTGAAACCACCATGCGGGACGCCCACCAGAGTTTGATCGCGACCCGGATGCGGACCCGCGACATGCTCAAGGCGGCTAAACAAATGGAGGCGGCTAACCCAGCCATCTTCTCCCAAGAAGTCTGGGGCGGGGCGACCTTTGATACGGCCTACCGCTTCCTAACTGAAGATCCTTGGGTCCGCTTAGAAAAACTCCGCCAAGTCATGCCCAATACCTTACTGCAAATGCTCTTTAGAGGGTCCAATGCTGTGGGTTACACGGCCTATCCAGACAATGTGCTCCGGGCTTTCATTAAACAAGCAGCAGACACCGGAATTGATGTCTTTAGAATCTTTGACAGCTTGAACTGGTCCAAGCAAATTGAGCGTCCTCTGGAATTTGTCAAGGAAACTGGAAAGATTGCCGAAGCAGCCATGTGCTATACCGGGGATATCCTAGACCCTCACCGCAGCAAATATGATCTCAATTACTATGTCAACTTAGCCAAGGACCTCCAAACTATGGGCGCTGACATTATCGCCATTAAGGATATGGCAGGGCTCTTGAAACCACAAGCCGCTTATATCTTGATTTCTGAACTAAAAGACAAAATCGATGTGCCGATTCATCTCCATACCCATGACACCTCGGGTAACGGGATTATGATGTATTCCGAAGCCGTTCGGGCGGGCATTGATATTGTGGACGTGGCTACTTCAGCCTTTTCCTCGACCACCAGCCAACCAAGTATGACCAGTTTCTACTATGCCTTGGAACACAATGACCGTAAGCCAACGATTAATGTGAAGAACGCCCAAGCTATGAACCAATACTGGTCAAGTGTGCGGACCTATTATGAAGATTTCGCCTCGGGATTAAAAACCCCAGAAACCGAAATTTACCGGACCGAAATGCCAGGAGGCCAGTATACCAACCTCCAACAACAAGCCGCTTCAGTAGGCTTAGGGGACCGTTGGGAAGAGGTCAAGGTCATGTACCATGATGTCAACTTGCTCTTTGGTGACATCGTCAAGGTAACCCCATCATCCAAGGTGGTCGGTGACATGGCTCTCTTCATGGTTCAAAACGATCTATCTATTGAAGACTTCTATGAAAAGGGCAAGACTATCGACTTCCCTGATTCTGTGATTGAATTCTTCCAAGGCAAGCTGGGCCAACCGGCTGGCGGCTTCCCAGAAGATGTCCGCGACATCATCCTTAAAGGCGCTGATTATACTGAAGAACGCCCTGGAGCTTTACTGGAGCCCGTTGATTTCGACCAAGTCAAGGCAGAATTGACCGAAAAAATCGGCGATGATGTCGATAATAAAGACCTACTCGGCTATCTCATGTATCCTAAGGTCTTCACCGACTACCGGGAGAAGATAGCTCGTTACAGTGACATCTCCAATGTCGATACGCCTACCTTCTTCAATGGCATGCGGCAAGGCGAAACCATTACCGTTGAAATTGAAAAGGGCAAGGTCCTCCTGATTCGCCTAATTGAAATTGGGGAAGCCGACCACTCTGGTCAACGGATTATCTACTTCGACTTGAATGGTCAACGGCGGGAAATTGCCGTCCAAGACGCCCACTACACCAATGTGGTGGCTAGTCGTCCCAAGGCGGATACCAATAACCCTAACCACATTGCAGCAACCATGCCCGGGTCGATTCTCAAGGTAGAAATCAGTGAAGGCGACCATGTCAGCGCTGGCCAAGTGGTCCTAGTGACTGAAGCCATGAAGATGGAAACCACGATCAAGGCACCAAAAGCCGGCAGGGTCCGCCAAGTCACTGTCCAAGCAGGAGAACAAGTTGAAATTGGAGACCTACTCATTGAATTAGAAACTGAATAA
- a CDS encoding FtsW/RodA/SpoVE family cell cycle protein, protein MLVLGLIGVFSASSYRSLQETGYESATTYIVRQVVFAFIGTVVGLVTYRFKPDYFRKPKFRSGLLLVMTVLLLVVRFLMPAINGAKGWIILGPISIQPVEFLKPVMILLWADYLDRHRLAILNKGFFKTVKANLVLPLALFFWLGLVLTFPDTGGVLLLGLILGGMTLASGISSKYTLRTLGLGALAYVLVIGFLNLFDFSGSGDVNYRIQRFISFTDPFKVAKSSGLQLVNSFYALAMGGLLGQGPGNSIQKTGYLPEAHTDFIMAIIGEEYGFIGLFVILALYFYLTFYIFYRAKKIQNNFYQLVMIGVGFYFLSQAIVNLGGITGLIPITGVTFPFISYGGSSIMTTGIMVGLALAIDYRNRRMMLAQQLS, encoded by the coding sequence TTGCTGGTGCTCGGTCTGATTGGGGTCTTTTCGGCTTCCAGTTACCGGTCCCTTCAAGAAACCGGCTATGAATCGGCCACCACTTATATTGTCCGCCAGGTTGTTTTTGCCTTCATTGGGACAGTTGTTGGCTTGGTGACTTATCGTTTTAAGCCTGATTACTTCAGAAAACCTAAGTTCAGAAGTGGCTTGCTCTTAGTGATGACAGTCCTCCTCCTGGTGGTGCGTTTTTTGATGCCAGCCATTAACGGGGCCAAGGGCTGGATTATTTTGGGGCCGATTTCGATTCAACCGGTCGAATTTCTTAAGCCCGTGATGATTCTGCTCTGGGCCGACTACCTAGACCGCCACCGCTTGGCGATCTTGAATAAGGGCTTCTTTAAGACGGTGAAGGCCAACCTGGTCCTTCCTTTGGCCTTATTTTTCTGGCTGGGGCTGGTCCTCACTTTCCCAGATACTGGGGGAGTCCTCTTATTAGGCTTAATCTTAGGAGGCATGACCTTAGCTTCAGGAATTTCCAGTAAGTATACCCTCAGAACCCTGGGACTAGGCGCCTTAGCCTATGTCCTCGTGATAGGGTTTTTGAACCTCTTCGATTTTTCGGGTTCAGGGGACGTCAACTACCGGATCCAGCGCTTTATTTCCTTTACTGATCCCTTCAAAGTCGCCAAGAGCTCGGGACTGCAACTAGTCAACTCTTTCTATGCCTTAGCCATGGGGGGGTTACTGGGTCAAGGACCAGGCAACAGTATCCAAAAGACCGGCTACCTGCCTGAAGCCCATACCGACTTTATCATGGCGATCATCGGTGAAGAGTACGGCTTTATCGGCCTCTTTGTAATCTTGGCCCTTTATTTCTATCTCACCTTCTATATTTTCTACCGGGCCAAGAAAATTCAAAATAACTTCTACCAATTGGTCATGATTGGCGTGGGGTTCTATTTCCTCAGCCAGGCCATTGTCAACCTGGGAGGGATCACTGGTCTTATCCCCATTACCGGGGTTACCTTTCCCTTTATTTCCTACGGGGGTTCCTCAATCATGACAACTGGTATTATGGTAGGCTTGGCCCTAGCCATTGACTATCGTAACCGCCGGATGATGCTTGCTCAACAGCTTTCTTAA
- the typA gene encoding translational GTPase TypA: MGNRNDIRNVAIIAHVDHGKTTLVNQLLEESDTLDERTQLADRAMDSNAIERERGITILAKNTAVNYKGTRINIMDTPGHADFGGEVERIMTMVDGVVLVVDAFEGTMPQTRFVLQKAFEAGKPAVVVVNKIDKPAARPLEVVDEVLDLFIELGADESQIEFPVVYASAVNGTSSLAPDPEKQEKTMDPLFDSILENIPAPEDNEDEPLQFQVCMLDYNDYVGRIGVGRVFRGTIRVGDTVTLNKLDGSQKNFRVTKLFGYLGLDRIEIDEAKAGDIIAVSGMEDIYVGETVTDTEVQETLPALHIDEPTLQMTFLTNDSPFAGREGDKVTARKIEERLKYELHTDVSLRVEDTDQPDQWVVSGRGELHLSILIENMRREGFELQVSRPKVIRKVIDGVECEPFEAVQIDTPEEYQGAVIQSLNERHGTMRNMENTGRGTARLEYLVPSRGMIGYSTEFVQMTHGYGILNHTFEQYQAVIKEEIGGRRNGALVSTETGKATTYGIMQVEDRGTIFVEPGTEVYEGMIVGENAREADIDVNIVRSKNLTNVRSATKDQTATIKAPRILNLEQSLEFMDDDEYCEVTPENVRLRKQILNKSERARYNKRKKKND, translated from the coding sequence ATGGGAAATCGCAATGATATTCGTAACGTCGCAATTATTGCTCACGTTGACCACGGGAAGACAACGTTGGTGAACCAACTCTTAGAAGAATCAGATACACTGGATGAGCGTACCCAGCTGGCTGACCGTGCCATGGATTCCAATGCGATTGAACGTGAACGCGGAATTACTATCTTAGCTAAGAACACTGCGGTGAATTATAAGGGCACCCGGATTAACATCATGGACACTCCAGGCCACGCCGACTTCGGTGGTGAAGTGGAACGGATTATGACCATGGTGGATGGCGTGGTTTTAGTGGTGGACGCCTTTGAAGGGACCATGCCTCAAACCCGTTTCGTCCTCCAAAAGGCCTTTGAAGCGGGTAAACCAGCCGTGGTTGTGGTCAATAAAATTGATAAGCCTGCAGCCCGTCCCCTAGAAGTGGTTGACGAAGTCTTAGATCTCTTTATTGAACTGGGAGCCGATGAGAGTCAGATTGAATTTCCCGTCGTTTATGCTTCCGCTGTGAACGGGACTTCAAGTTTGGCTCCAGATCCTGAAAAACAAGAAAAGACCATGGATCCTCTCTTTGATAGTATTCTGGAAAACATTCCTGCTCCAGAAGATAATGAAGATGAACCCCTCCAATTCCAAGTCTGCATGCTCGATTATAATGACTATGTAGGTCGTATCGGAGTGGGCCGGGTCTTCCGTGGAACCATCCGAGTGGGCGATACCGTGACCTTAAACAAGTTAGACGGTAGTCAAAAGAACTTCCGGGTCACTAAATTATTCGGTTATCTCGGTTTAGACCGGATTGAAATCGATGAAGCCAAGGCCGGCGACATCATTGCCGTTTCTGGGATGGAAGACATCTACGTGGGTGAAACCGTGACCGATACTGAAGTTCAAGAAACCCTACCAGCCTTACACATCGATGAACCAACCCTACAAATGACCTTCTTAACCAACGACTCACCATTCGCTGGTCGTGAAGGGGATAAGGTGACCGCACGTAAGATTGAAGAACGGTTGAAATATGAACTTCACACCGATGTTTCCTTACGGGTTGAAGATACCGACCAACCAGACCAATGGGTCGTTTCTGGTCGTGGGGAACTCCACCTTTCCATCTTGATTGAAAATATGCGTCGCGAAGGCTTTGAACTTCAAGTATCGCGGCCAAAAGTTATCCGCAAGGTTATTGACGGAGTAGAATGCGAACCCTTTGAAGCCGTACAAATCGATACGCCAGAAGAATACCAAGGTGCCGTGATTCAATCCTTAAATGAACGCCATGGGACCATGCGTAATATGGAAAACACTGGACGGGGAACCGCGCGTTTAGAGTACTTAGTGCCTTCCCGGGGGATGATTGGTTACTCTACTGAATTTGTGCAAATGACCCATGGTTACGGGATCTTAAACCATACCTTTGAACAATACCAAGCTGTGATTAAGGAAGAAATCGGTGGCCGTCGTAATGGGGCCTTAGTATCTACCGAAACCGGTAAGGCTACCACTTATGGGATCATGCAGGTTGAAGACCGCGGAACCATCTTTGTTGAACCGGGGACCGAAGTATATGAAGGCATGATTGTTGGGGAGAATGCCCGTGAAGCGGACATTGACGTGAATATTGTTCGTTCTAAGAACTTAACTAACGTCCGTTCAGCAACCAAGGACCAAACCGCTACCATCAAGGCACCACGGATCCTAAACCTGGAACAATCGCTTGAATTTATGGATGACGATGAATACTGTGAAGTGACTCCAGAAAATGTTCGTCTCCGCAAACAAATCCTCAACAAGAGCGAACGGGCCCGTTACAACAAGCGTAAAAAGAAAAATGACTAA
- a CDS encoding inositol monophosphatase family protein, with protein sequence MDLNKRAQLVRQWIYQAADQIHEGLKNPLIVQTKSNPKDLVTNLDQSTEKFIRSQIKAHFPQDKILGEEGGQGQIDSLEGPVWIIDPIDGTTNFVCQHNHFAIMVAFALDGDVQLGAIYDVMNDDYFSAVKGQGIQRNGQVYQVPYDDLAISESLIALNRQILLDDRYHAKDLVSQSLGIRYNGSAGLEILNVLKGELSLYAALALKPWDLAAGVALVNESPLKLTQLDGQALNLMQANASVIAYPSAYQTFRDLYERSVQEGD encoded by the coding sequence TTGGATTTAAATAAACGTGCCCAATTGGTGAGACAGTGGATTTACCAAGCTGCTGATCAGATTCATGAAGGCTTGAAGAATCCCTTGATCGTTCAAACCAAGTCCAATCCTAAAGACCTAGTGACTAATCTCGATCAATCGACCGAAAAATTTATCCGTAGTCAGATTAAGGCCCACTTTCCTCAAGATAAGATCTTAGGTGAAGAGGGGGGACAAGGCCAGATTGACAGCTTGGAAGGACCAGTCTGGATCATTGATCCCATTGACGGGACCACAAATTTTGTCTGCCAGCATAACCACTTTGCTATTATGGTGGCCTTTGCCTTGGATGGGGATGTCCAACTTGGCGCCATCTATGATGTGATGAATGATGACTATTTTTCAGCTGTCAAGGGCCAAGGGATCCAACGCAATGGTCAAGTCTACCAAGTCCCTTATGACGACCTAGCTATCAGTGAGAGTCTGATCGCCCTTAACCGGCAAATCTTACTCGATGACCGCTACCATGCTAAAGACCTGGTCAGTCAGTCCTTAGGGATTCGCTACAACGGCAGTGCGGGTTTGGAAATTCTCAATGTCTTAAAAGGGGAATTGTCCCTATATGCCGCCTTAGCCCTCAAGCCTTGGGATTTAGCGGCAGGGGTGGCCCTAGTCAATGAAAGTCCTTTGAAACTGACCCAGCTCGATGGCCAAGCCCTTAATCTCATGCAAGCCAATGCTTCTGTGATTGCCTATCCTAGCGCCTATCAGACCTTCCGTGACCTCTATGAACGCTCAGTGCAGGAAGGCGATTAG